CGACGAGCCGGGAAGGTCTTGTCCTCCGGAGGTGTGCCAGGTGATTTTCCGGGGTGGTCTCACAAAGGCGTATTTTCATCCCTTGGGGAGGCGCCTCCAGAAGCGCCTCGGCTACGTGGACTCCAAAGCCGTCATCCCCGCGGAGGGGATTTCCGACGCCCCAGAGAACGCTCGTCGTTTTTTTCGCATTCATGACGGTTGTCAGCTCCTTCGATGTTCCGTTTCTCTCCGGTTCGTCTCGGGGAGCCGTTTCTGAAACGCGCTCCGTCAAGGAGGATATCCTATGGACGGTTCCTCACGCAACGCCCGCATGGTACGCCATGCCTTCACGATGATGCTCGGTACCTTCGCCAGCCGAATCCTTGGACTGATCCGCGAGGTGCTCATGGCGGCCTGTTTCGGTGCGACGAGGCAGCTCGATGCGTTCTACGTGGCCTACACGCTGGCGAATCTCTCCCGCCAGCTCCTCGCGGAGGGAGCACTCTCCGCCTCGTTCGTTCCCGTCTTCTCCCAGGTGCTTGCCAGGGACGGAAAGGAGCGGGCGGTGCACCTCGCCCGTCAGGCCATGACGGTGCTTTTGCTTCTTGGAGTCGCCGTGGTGCTCGGAGGCATTGTCGCCGCGCCGCTCCTGGTTCGTCTCATGGCTCCGGGGTTCGCTCCGGAGATTCGGGCTCTCGCCGAATCCCTCACCCGGTCGCTTTTTCCGTTCCTTCTTTTCGTCTCTCTCGGGGCTCTCGCCATGGGTGTCCTGAACAGTCTGGATTCCTTCTTCGTCCCCGCCGTGGCACCGGCGCTGAGCAACGTGACCTTCATCGCCGTGGTTCTTCTTTTCGTTCCTTCCCTCGGCATCAGAGGTCTTGTTGCGGCGGTCCTCCTTGGCGGCCTGGCCCAGTTGCTCCTTCAGTGGGGATGGAACTGGAAGCTGGGGGTGCCGCTTTTCCCCGAACGGCCGAACCGCGACGATCCGGAACTCCGGCGCATGCTCGTGCTCTTTCTTCCCTACGCGGTGGGGCTTTCCCTCAATCAGGTGAATCCGTTGGTGAGCCGCATGCTCGGTTCTTTTCTGGAGGGCGGGGTCATTTCCGTTTTGAACTACGCGGACCGAGTGCTTCAGCTTCCTCTGGGGCTCTTTGTGGTGGCTCTCTCCCAGGCGGTTCTTCCCATGCTCTCCCGCATCGCCCCGGGAGAGAACGAAGAGTTCATGGAATTCTACCGGGATGCACTTCGCTTCGCTCTTTTCGTGGTCTTTCCCGTGGTGCTCGGGACAGTGGCGTGCAGCCGGGAGATCGTGCACGTGCTCTTCTTTCGAGGTGCTTTCGACGCGTGGGCCTGGGACGCCACGTCAGGAGCTTTGTCCATGTACGCGTTGGGCCTTCCTGGAATGGCCTGCACCACGGTGACCATGCGGGCTCTCTATGCACGGAGCAGACCCAGGGATGCACTGTTCGTCACAGCGTCGAGCGTGACCGTGAACCTCGGCGCGAGCATACTGCTCATGTCTCTTTTTTCGTATCGAGGCATTGCCCTGGCTGCATCGATGGCCTTTACGGTCTCCGCCCTCGTCGGGTACGTCCGGATTCGGCGCTTCGGAGGAGGAGCGTGCGAGGGAAGAAACCGGCTCTTTTCGCTGGAATGGGGAAAGCCTGTGGGAATCTCCCTGGCGTTCACGACGGCGATGATCCTGCTCTGGAAATTCCTGCTGCCCTATCCTTCCACGGCATCTCTTACGCTGCGACTGCTCTGGCTTGGAGGTGTCGCCTGCATGGGTGGAGCGGTCTATGCCTTGGTGAC
Above is a genomic segment from Aminiphilus circumscriptus DSM 16581 containing:
- the murJ gene encoding murein biosynthesis integral membrane protein MurJ, producing MDGSSRNARMVRHAFTMMLGTFASRILGLIREVLMAACFGATRQLDAFYVAYTLANLSRQLLAEGALSASFVPVFSQVLARDGKERAVHLARQAMTVLLLLGVAVVLGGIVAAPLLVRLMAPGFAPEIRALAESLTRSLFPFLLFVSLGALAMGVLNSLDSFFVPAVAPALSNVTFIAVVLLFVPSLGIRGLVAAVLLGGLAQLLLQWGWNWKLGVPLFPERPNRDDPELRRMLVLFLPYAVGLSLNQVNPLVSRMLGSFLEGGVISVLNYADRVLQLPLGLFVVALSQAVLPMLSRIAPGENEEFMEFYRDALRFALFVVFPVVLGTVACSREIVHVLFFRGAFDAWAWDATSGALSMYALGLPGMACTTVTMRALYARSRPRDALFVTASSVTVNLGASILLMSLFSYRGIALAASMAFTVSALVGYVRIRRFGGGACEGRNRLFSLEWGKPVGISLAFTTAMILLWKFLLPYPSTASLTLRLLWLGGVACMGGAVYALVTRRLQCREWEWVRSALRRRGVSESEVSRKNRP